In Acidovorax sp. GBBC 1281, a single window of DNA contains:
- a CDS encoding ABC transporter substrate-binding protein, with protein MTQRRQWLQAASALGATALLPGFAKAQSGAKKFQGVTLNVSTFSAAYPKLLQQYLPEFESLTGARVNFDAPSFPVYNQRADLELSTKGSAYDVVNVTFIYSSRWIHSGWLTPLDDFIRNPNLTPADWDVNDFLPGARAPETGKDGKLYGIPWTAEALLSASSRFDLVQQAGLAYPDTTDDLVKVLRAVNKKERVAGFVSDSHYGWTFVPYLHAFGGDVFRKAPDDLYPTLDTPEAIAAAEYYASLLREFGPDGAITYTPDQVTQALKLGRVNFTDAGQLHLAQLGDPASSKTLKTLQFGQVPKGPAGRFPGTAVHGLGIPTGSKNKEAAWAFIQWALSKQTTRRAVLAGYGSPARRSDIDSREFRARQVINGNDLAQLALDSIELASKTGHMKYRTVSVYPQVDQQLNKAIALIASGQASARQALQQAQAQSITELQRAGLKL; from the coding sequence ATGACCCAACGACGCCAGTGGCTCCAGGCCGCATCGGCCCTGGGCGCCACCGCCCTGCTGCCCGGCTTTGCGAAGGCGCAGAGCGGTGCGAAGAAGTTCCAGGGCGTGACCCTGAATGTCTCGACCTTCAGCGCGGCCTACCCCAAGCTGCTGCAGCAGTACCTGCCCGAGTTCGAGTCGCTCACGGGCGCCAGGGTGAACTTCGACGCACCCTCGTTCCCGGTCTACAACCAGCGTGCCGACCTGGAACTGTCCACCAAGGGCTCGGCCTACGACGTGGTCAACGTGACCTTCATCTACTCGAGCCGATGGATCCACTCGGGCTGGCTCACGCCGCTCGACGATTTCATCAGGAACCCCAACCTCACGCCCGCCGACTGGGACGTGAACGACTTTTTGCCCGGCGCCCGCGCGCCCGAGACCGGCAAGGATGGCAAGCTCTACGGCATCCCCTGGACGGCGGAGGCGCTGCTGTCCGCCTCCTCGCGCTTCGACCTGGTGCAGCAGGCCGGCCTGGCCTACCCGGACACCACGGACGACCTGGTGAAGGTACTGCGCGCCGTGAACAAGAAGGAACGCGTGGCGGGCTTCGTGTCCGACAGCCACTACGGCTGGACCTTCGTGCCCTATCTGCATGCCTTCGGTGGCGATGTGTTCCGCAAGGCACCGGACGACCTGTATCCCACGCTGGACACGCCCGAAGCCATCGCAGCGGCCGAGTACTACGCCAGCCTGCTGCGAGAGTTCGGGCCCGACGGTGCCATCACTTACACGCCCGACCAGGTGACCCAGGCCCTCAAGCTCGGCCGCGTCAATTTCACCGATGCGGGGCAGTTGCATCTCGCGCAGCTGGGGGACCCGGCCTCCAGCAAGACCTTGAAGACTCTGCAGTTCGGCCAGGTGCCCAAGGGGCCTGCAGGGCGCTTTCCGGGCACGGCCGTGCATGGCCTGGGCATTCCGACGGGGTCGAAGAACAAGGAGGCCGCTTGGGCCTTCATCCAGTGGGCGCTGTCCAAGCAGACCACGCGCCGGGCGGTGCTGGCCGGCTACGGCTCGCCGGCACGCCGCTCGGACATCGACTCCAGGGAGTTCCGCGCCAGGCAGGTCATCAACGGCAACGACCTGGCACAACTGGCACTGGACTCGATCGAGCTGGCCTCCAAGACCGGGCACATGAAGTACCGCACGGTGTCGGTCTACCCGCAGGTGGACCAGCAGCTCAACAAGGCGATCGCGCTGATCGCCTCCGGCCAGGCCAGCGCGCGGCAGGCGCTGCAGCAGGCGCAGGCCCAATCGATCACCGAGCTCCAGCGCGCCGGGCTGAAGCTGTGA
- a CDS encoding TauD/TfdA dioxygenase family protein: protein MSETSPFRFDTSFGNLRIRRVAGSLGGEVLGLQLSGELDDATIADLTAALVRHKVLFFRGQTHLDDAAHQAFGARLGKTVAHPTVPSPTGTRIFELDASKGGGRADSWHTDVTFIDAFPKYGILRGVTIPAYGGDTVWANTAAAYARLPEDLQRLADGLWAVHSNDYDYGAERVVVEEERLNHHRKVFVSSVFEAEHPVVHVHPVSGERALLLGHFVKKIAGFSSTESARLFEILQNRVVRLENTVRWQWQQDDVAIWDNRATQHFAINDYGTQARVVRRVTVHGEPAVAVDGRRSRTRVRPEATNDAQIDSVITATA, encoded by the coding sequence GTGAGCGAAACATCCCCATTCCGGTTCGATACGTCCTTTGGAAACCTGCGCATCCGCCGCGTGGCGGGCAGCCTGGGCGGTGAAGTGCTCGGCCTCCAGCTGTCGGGGGAGCTGGACGACGCGACCATCGCCGACCTCACCGCCGCGCTGGTGCGCCACAAGGTGCTGTTCTTCCGCGGCCAGACGCACCTGGACGATGCCGCGCACCAGGCGTTCGGCGCGCGCCTGGGCAAGACCGTGGCCCATCCCACGGTGCCCTCGCCCACGGGCACGCGCATCTTCGAACTCGACGCCTCCAAGGGCGGTGGCCGTGCCGATTCGTGGCACACCGACGTGACCTTCATCGACGCATTCCCCAAGTACGGCATCCTGCGCGGCGTGACCATTCCGGCCTACGGCGGCGACACGGTGTGGGCCAACACGGCCGCGGCCTATGCCCGCCTGCCCGAAGACCTCCAGCGCCTGGCGGACGGCCTGTGGGCCGTGCACAGCAACGACTACGACTACGGCGCCGAGCGCGTGGTGGTCGAGGAGGAACGGCTGAACCACCACCGCAAGGTGTTCGTGTCCTCCGTGTTCGAGGCTGAGCACCCCGTGGTGCACGTGCACCCCGTGTCGGGCGAGCGCGCGCTGCTGCTGGGCCACTTCGTCAAGAAGATCGCGGGCTTTTCCAGCACCGAATCGGCACGCCTCTTCGAGATCCTGCAAAACCGCGTGGTCCGCCTGGAGAACACCGTGCGCTGGCAGTGGCAGCAGGACGACGTGGCGATTTGGGACAACCGGGCGACGCAGCACTTCGCAATCAACGACTACGGCACCCAGGCCCGCGTGGTGCGCCGCGTCACGGTACACGGCGAGCCTGCCGTGGCGGTGGACGGGCGCCGCAGCCGCACCCGCGTGCGGCCCGAAGCCACCAACGACGCGCAGATCGACAGCGTCATTACCGCGACCGCCTGA
- the eutC gene encoding ethanolamine ammonia-lyase subunit EutC has product MADTPATPDAGPPPDPWDDLRAHTAARLALGRAGTAIPTRELLDFGMAHAQARDAVHRPLDAEGLATQLAPAGGTPLQVASAATDRATYLLRPDLGRRLGDADAERLRGLGRQGDGGTPQAGCDLLLVVADGLSSLAVERHAAPLVHAIRGTAPQGWRIGPLVIATQARVALGDEVGTLLGARLVAVLIGERPGLSSPDSLGIYLTWHPQVGRSDAQRNCISNVRHEGLAPAAAAARLWWLCQEARRLGLTGIGLKDRSDAATLDAAPAKGTLADG; this is encoded by the coding sequence ATGGCCGACACGCCCGCCACCCCGGACGCCGGCCCGCCGCCCGATCCCTGGGACGACCTGCGCGCCCACACGGCGGCGCGGCTGGCGCTGGGGCGCGCAGGCACCGCCATCCCCACGCGCGAACTGCTGGACTTCGGCATGGCCCACGCCCAGGCACGCGATGCCGTGCACCGGCCACTCGATGCCGAAGGCCTGGCCACGCAGCTCGCCCCGGCAGGCGGCACCCCGCTGCAGGTGGCCAGCGCCGCCACCGACCGTGCCACCTACCTGCTGCGCCCCGACCTGGGCCGCCGCCTGGGCGATGCCGATGCCGAACGCCTGCGCGGCCTGGGCCGCCAGGGCGATGGCGGCACCCCGCAGGCGGGATGCGACCTGCTGCTGGTGGTGGCCGATGGCCTCTCGTCCCTGGCCGTGGAACGCCATGCCGCGCCGCTGGTGCACGCCATCCGGGGCACGGCACCGCAGGGCTGGCGCATCGGCCCTTTGGTCATTGCCACGCAGGCGCGCGTGGCGCTGGGCGACGAGGTGGGCACACTGCTGGGCGCACGCCTGGTAGCGGTGCTGATCGGCGAACGCCCGGGCCTGAGTTCGCCCGACAGCCTGGGCATCTACCTCACCTGGCATCCGCAGGTGGGCCGCAGCGATGCGCAGCGCAACTGCATCTCCAACGTGCGGCACGAAGGGCTGGCACCGGCCGCGGCGGCAGCGCGCCTGTGGTGGCTGTGCCAGGAGGCCCGGCGCCTGGGGCTCACCGGCATCGGGCTCAAGGACCGCAGCGATGCGGCCACCCTGGACGCCGCACCGGCCAAGGGCACGCTGGCCGACGGGTGA
- a CDS encoding ethanolamine ammonia-lyase subunit EutB → MPASRYHHTAGGQRWQFRDLGDVMAKATPARSGDVLAGIAAGTAVERMAARMCLADVPLDRFLSEALVPYEDDEVTRLIIDTHDAAAFAPIAHLTVGGLRDWLLAADSVLLTAVAPGLTPEMAAAVSKLMRNQDLVAVARRCRVTTRFRNTLGLPGHLAVRLQPNHPTDDLRGIAASMIDGLLYGAGDAVIGINPATDSIAALTGLVHRLDEVIATLRIPTQSCVLTHVTHTIQMIEQGAPVDLVFQSIAGTEKANAGFGVNLALLHEAREAALSLRRGTLGDNVMYFETGQGSALSADAHHGVDQQTCEARAYGVARAFSPLLTNTVVGFIGPEYLYDGKQIIRAGLEDHFCGKLLGVPLGCDVCYTNHAEADSDDMDTLMTLLGVAGLTFIMGVPGADDIMLNYQSTSFHDALYLREVLGLRRAPEFEAWLQRMQLTDGAGRLLPAAQQRPALAQLRRIGGAG, encoded by the coding sequence ATGCCCGCCAGCCGCTACCACCACACCGCCGGCGGACAGCGCTGGCAATTCCGCGACCTGGGCGACGTGATGGCCAAGGCCACGCCGGCCCGGTCGGGCGACGTGCTGGCGGGCATCGCGGCGGGCACGGCGGTGGAACGCATGGCCGCGCGCATGTGCCTGGCCGATGTGCCGCTCGACCGCTTCCTGAGCGAAGCGCTGGTGCCCTACGAGGACGACGAGGTCACCCGCCTCATCATCGACACGCACGATGCCGCGGCCTTCGCGCCCATCGCCCACCTCACCGTCGGGGGGCTGCGCGACTGGCTGCTGGCCGCGGACAGCGTCCTGCTGACCGCCGTGGCGCCGGGCCTCACGCCCGAGATGGCGGCCGCCGTGAGCAAGCTCATGCGCAACCAGGACCTGGTGGCGGTCGCGCGCCGGTGCCGGGTGACCACGCGCTTTCGCAACACCCTCGGCCTGCCCGGGCACCTGGCCGTGCGGCTGCAGCCCAATCACCCCACGGACGACCTGCGTGGCATCGCCGCCTCGATGATCGACGGCCTGCTCTACGGCGCGGGCGACGCGGTGATCGGCATCAACCCGGCCACGGACAGCATCGCGGCCCTGACAGGCCTGGTGCACCGGCTTGACGAGGTGATTGCCACGCTGCGGATCCCCACGCAGTCCTGCGTGCTCACGCACGTGACCCACACCATCCAGATGATCGAGCAGGGCGCGCCGGTGGACCTGGTGTTCCAGTCCATCGCCGGCACTGAAAAGGCCAACGCCGGTTTCGGCGTGAACCTGGCCCTGCTGCACGAGGCGCGCGAGGCGGCCCTGTCGCTCCGGCGCGGCACGCTGGGCGACAACGTCATGTATTTCGAGACCGGCCAGGGCAGTGCCCTGTCGGCCGACGCCCACCACGGCGTGGACCAGCAGACCTGCGAAGCGCGGGCCTACGGCGTGGCGCGCGCGTTCTCGCCCCTGCTCACCAACACCGTGGTCGGCTTCATCGGGCCGGAGTACCTGTACGACGGCAAGCAGATCATCCGCGCGGGCCTGGAAGACCACTTCTGCGGCAAGCTGCTGGGCGTGCCGCTGGGCTGCGACGTCTGCTACACCAACCATGCCGAGGCCGATTCGGACGACATGGACACGCTGATGACGCTGCTGGGCGTGGCGGGCCTGACCTTCATCATGGGCGTTCCGGGTGCGGACGACATCATGCTCAACTACCAGAGCACCTCGTTCCACGACGCGCTGTACCTGCGCGAAGTGCTGGGCCTGCGGCGCGCACCCGAGTTCGAGGCCTGGCTGCAGCGCATGCAGCTGACCGACGGGGCCGGTCGCCTGCTGCCCGCCGCGCAGCAGCGGCCCGCGCTGGCGCAGTTGCGGCGCATCGGAGGGGCCGGGTGA
- a CDS encoding DeoR/GlpR family DNA-binding transcription regulator has translation MLQEERFIRIRTLLATLTRVSTERIVKDLDVSRETVRRDLVELEAQGVLRRVHGGVVAPGPAPEPPLAVRQAVREREKRAIARAALRQLQPGQTLFLDAGSTTTLLAAELSALSGMTVVTNSLNAALQLAGADAGRPARNDVILLGGRTDPGVRATHGDITVAEIHRYRADVALLSPVGIHCLHGATSFDHHEAAIARAMAAQAQRLIVLADHSKIGQASRVVYAGLPEIDTIVTDAGSRALPGLSALQAAGSHVIVA, from the coding sequence ATGCTGCAGGAAGAACGATTCATCCGCATCCGCACGCTGCTGGCCACGCTCACCCGCGTGAGCACCGAGCGCATCGTGAAGGACCTCGACGTTTCGCGCGAGACCGTGCGGCGCGACCTCGTCGAGCTGGAGGCGCAGGGCGTGCTGCGCCGTGTGCACGGCGGCGTGGTCGCGCCCGGCCCGGCGCCCGAACCCCCGCTGGCCGTGCGCCAGGCGGTGCGCGAGCGCGAAAAGCGCGCCATCGCCCGCGCCGCGCTGCGGCAGCTGCAGCCGGGGCAGACGCTGTTCCTCGATGCCGGCAGCACCACCACCCTCCTGGCGGCGGAGCTGTCCGCCCTGTCGGGCATGACGGTGGTGACCAACAGCCTGAACGCCGCGCTCCAGCTGGCCGGGGCCGATGCCGGCCGCCCGGCGCGCAACGACGTCATCCTGCTGGGCGGCCGCACCGACCCCGGGGTGCGGGCCACGCACGGCGACATCACGGTGGCCGAGATCCACCGCTACCGCGCCGACGTGGCGCTGCTCTCGCCCGTGGGCATCCACTGCCTGCACGGGGCCACCAGCTTCGACCACCACGAGGCGGCCATCGCCCGCGCCATGGCGGCGCAGGCGCAGCGGCTCATCGTGCTGGCCGACCACAGCAAGATCGGCCAGGCCAGCCGCGTGGTGTATGCAGGCCTGCCCGAGATCGATACCATCGTGACCGATGCGGGATCGCGCGCGCTGCCCGGCCTGTCGGCGCTGCAGGCGGCCGGCAGCCACGTCATCGTCGCCTGA
- a CDS encoding TauD/TfdA dioxygenase family protein — MSAVLSHAPVSATTIALEDDAAPQPFDIRPVAGAAGPLGAEVVGLDLSRPLGAQDFDRIHRAHLAHHVLVFRDQRITPRQHIDFSRRFGPLQIHVLKNFQLADHPEILIVSNIKDAGGQPIGLGDAGHYWHSDLSYKEKPSLGSLLHAQELPGEGGDTLFADQHAAYDALPQALKNAIAPLSAEHSYLAKYEELRARSPWRPKLTQAQIDEVAPAVHPVVRTHPETGRKALFVSEHFTTRLVGLPDDESRALLDELFAASVRPEFLYRHRWLPHDLVFWDNRSVMHLAAGTPDSERRKLYRTTVEGDLPF, encoded by the coding sequence ATGTCGGCAGTTCTGTCCCACGCCCCGGTTTCCGCGACGACCATCGCCCTGGAAGATGATGCCGCGCCGCAGCCCTTCGATATCCGCCCGGTGGCCGGCGCCGCAGGCCCGCTGGGCGCCGAGGTGGTGGGCCTCGATCTGTCGCGGCCCCTCGGCGCGCAGGACTTCGACCGCATCCACCGCGCGCACCTTGCGCACCACGTGCTGGTGTTCCGCGACCAGCGCATCACCCCGCGCCAGCACATCGATTTCAGCCGCCGCTTCGGCCCGCTGCAGATCCATGTGCTGAAGAACTTCCAGCTGGCCGATCACCCCGAGATCCTGATCGTCTCCAACATCAAGGACGCCGGTGGCCAGCCCATCGGGCTGGGCGATGCGGGCCATTACTGGCATTCCGATCTGTCGTACAAGGAAAAGCCCAGCCTGGGCTCGCTGCTGCATGCGCAGGAGCTGCCCGGCGAAGGCGGCGACACGCTGTTCGCCGACCAGCACGCGGCCTACGATGCCTTGCCCCAGGCGCTCAAGAACGCCATCGCTCCGCTGTCGGCCGAGCACAGCTACCTGGCCAAGTACGAAGAACTGCGCGCCCGCAGCCCCTGGCGCCCGAAGCTCACGCAGGCGCAGATCGACGAGGTGGCGCCCGCCGTGCACCCGGTGGTGCGCACCCACCCCGAAACCGGCCGCAAGGCGCTCTTCGTGAGCGAGCACTTCACCACGCGCCTCGTCGGCCTGCCCGACGATGAAAGCCGCGCGCTGCTGGACGAACTGTTCGCCGCCAGTGTGCGGCCCGAGTTCCTGTACCGGCACCGCTGGCTGCCGCACGACCTGGTCTTCTGGGACAACCGCTCGGTCATGCACCTGGCGGCTGGCACGCCCGACAGCGAGCGCCGCAAGCTCTACCGCACCACGGTCGAGGGCGACCTGCCGTTCTGA
- a CDS encoding ABC transporter substrate-binding protein, with amino-acid sequence MHPPSRRGAARRTLAALATAGLIACGLGLPAASHAAEGRLRIAQQFGVVYLLLNVAQDQKLIEKHGKAAGIDIQVDYLQLSGGSAVNDALLSGNIDIAGAGVGPLFTLWDRTKGRQNVKGVASLGNFPYYLVSNNPKVKTLADFTEQDRIALPAVGVSVQSRVLQMASAKLWGDKDFNRLDKIQVALPHPDAAAAIIKGGTEITGHFGNPPFQEQELAGNPAARIVLNSYDVLGGPSSATVLYATEKFRRESPKTYKAFLDGLDEAAKFITAHPEKAADIYLRVTGAKTDRDLLLKIIKNPEVQFKVKPENTLGMGQFLHRVGAIKNAPTTLKDYFFEDAHTAGGN; translated from the coding sequence ATGCACCCGCCTTCACGCCGCGGCGCCGCCCGCCGCACCCTTGCCGCCCTGGCCACTGCCGGCCTCATCGCCTGCGGCCTGGGGCTGCCCGCCGCTTCGCACGCGGCCGAAGGCCGGTTGCGCATCGCGCAGCAGTTCGGCGTGGTGTATCTGCTGTTGAACGTGGCGCAGGACCAGAAGCTCATCGAAAAGCACGGCAAGGCGGCAGGCATCGACATCCAGGTCGATTACCTCCAGTTGTCCGGCGGCTCGGCGGTCAACGATGCCCTGCTGTCCGGAAACATCGACATCGCAGGTGCTGGCGTGGGCCCGCTGTTCACGCTGTGGGACCGCACCAAGGGCCGCCAGAACGTGAAGGGCGTGGCCTCGCTGGGCAACTTTCCGTACTACCTGGTGAGCAACAACCCCAAGGTGAAGACGCTGGCCGATTTCACCGAGCAGGACCGCATCGCGCTGCCCGCCGTCGGCGTGTCGGTGCAGTCGCGCGTGCTGCAGATGGCCTCGGCCAAGCTCTGGGGCGACAAGGATTTCAACCGCCTGGACAAGATCCAGGTGGCCCTGCCGCATCCCGATGCCGCCGCCGCGATCATCAAGGGCGGCACCGAGATCACGGGCCATTTCGGCAACCCGCCGTTCCAGGAACAGGAACTGGCCGGCAACCCGGCCGCGCGCATCGTGCTCAACTCCTACGACGTGCTGGGCGGGCCTTCGTCGGCCACCGTGCTGTACGCGACCGAAAAATTCCGCCGCGAGAGCCCCAAGACCTACAAGGCGTTTCTGGATGGCCTGGACGAAGCCGCCAAGTTCATCACCGCCCATCCCGAGAAGGCGGCGGACATCTACCTGCGTGTGACCGGCGCCAAGACCGACCGGGACCTGCTGCTCAAGATCATCAAGAACCCGGAAGTCCAGTTCAAGGTGAAGCCCGAGAACACGCTGGGCATGGGCCAGTTCCTGCACCGCGTGGGCGCCATCAAGAATGCGCCGACCACGCTCAAGGACTATTTCTTCGAAGACGCCCACACCGCTGGCGGCAACTGA